The following DNA comes from Dermacentor andersoni chromosome 2, qqDerAnde1_hic_scaffold, whole genome shotgun sequence.
ATTTACTTCTGGGCTCTCAGCACTTAGGGTTGGTGGACTCTATTAAAACCCATGGAGTATATTTTCCAAGCACCTTGCATGGAATGTACTTTTTTGAAAACCTCCATTCTAAGATGCCATGTCATTGTTTTCCTTGCACGTACGTGATGTAGTCTTCCTACAAAGGTGAAGATTATGATCTACAATGCATTAGTGTCCTCTCTGTTGCAGTACTGCAGCATAGTGTGGTGTGCTACTGGTGTAACAAATTTGCGCATGCTGTATTTACCGCAGAAAAGAGCCATACGACATATTGCTGCTGTACATTATGCTTCTTCTACAAAACTTTTTACAAAGTATGAAATTCTTCCAGTGTTCTGTTTATATAATTATAGGCTGATGTGTTATAAAGCTTTTGTTAAGTACAGTACCGATACCATAATTAATCTTGCTAACTTAAAAGCAAACACTAGTGTTCGTCCAACCAGGCACAAAGAAATATGGACTGTACCCAACCCTAGAACTAATTACGATGAACAATCTTTGTCCTACAAGCTACCTTCCCTTCTAAACTTTTTAAACCATAAAGATTTTGATCCTTCGTGTAATCAAAATTGTCTCATTAAACGCTTCGCCCAGTCCATTTATTTTCAGAAATAGTACGTCTTTTCGAATTTTTTTGTCCCTCTTCTTGTCAATCCCTGCTTTTCATGTTCATGCCATTTCAAGCCTATGCAAATGGCTTCTATTGTTTCACGCCTTGTTACAAAATTTTGTGTTACTAGATGTTATGTAATATTCGTCGATTTGTTTGAACTCTTTTTGCATGACTGACCGTCATCTTACCGTTTTGCCAACTGTAATGGATTAaggacctcgtcaagctgctcaaacTTTTAGTCCTGTACTCTCCCTATCCAAAGGAAATAAAGatctttattgattgattgattgattgattgattgattgattgattgattgattgattgattgattgattgattgattgattgattgattgattgattgattgattgattgattgattgattgattgattgattgattgattgattgatttatttattgattgattgattgattgattgattgattgattgattgattgattgattgattgattgatcgatcgatcgatcgatctacAGTCTTGAAAGTGTGAATCTCCCACAACATATAATTGCATCGTCATGTAGTTTCCTGAGCGGAGGTACATTTTATTACTATCAAAACGGTGTTTCTTATTAATGTTACAAACAGACCagcggtgttcctcaaggcgcagTACTCTCCCCCATTTTATTTAATACTTTACTGAGTCATATTCCTACACACCATGACTTACAGGCATAtgtatacgctgatgatattgcattttTTTCGGTGTCAAGCGATAAACGTAGTCTTTACAAAGCATTGCAGTCGTGTTTGAATCAGATTGAAATGTGGCTTAAGGgaatacaaatgtcgctaaatgtcaacAATAATGCCATCATATTTTTCCCCTTAACTTTTCCCGTCCGGATAACACTAACGTACGATCAGGAGACAATTCCACAGGTACAAGCATTGAAATATCTGGCAATGATTTATACAGAAAAGCTTGATTGGCGGACACACACATAATACATCGCATCTAAAGGAGCACGGGTTGTTGGTCTATTACGAAGAGTCAGCAACAGTCATTTTGGACTGCGCAGAGAGACTCtgctgatgatttattgtatgtatgtccGCCCCATTTTAGAGTTTGGTTGCGTATTATTTTCTGGAGGTCGTGCTTATAAATTACACCCTCTCGTTCTTTTAGAACGCGAATCATTATGTatatgtcttggccttccaaaatttgtagcGAATAATATTCTTCatgaaactcacctgccttctcttcaaactCGATTTCGAATACTGAAAGTCTAGACATTACTAAATATCTATGCTTCTCTCCACTGCAGAGACGCTCCTCCTATGTGTTCATTCGAGAGTCGACTGCATTCTTTACGAATCAATGGCCACGACTGCATTGTCCTCAGGTAATTTTGGTGCAGAAGCTATTAGAACCATTGCAAGTATCAATCCGTGATGTGGTTTTCCCAAATTTACCTACTGCGACAGTAAGCGTTGAATTCAATAACGCATTTCCTAATAACGCTAAGCTTCTGCCTATTAAATACCTAAAAGGTTTGTTAGATTACCACCTTGAGAACCTCTCTATAAATAcagtaatagccacagatgcttctgtcgATGAAGAGAAGGTAGGAGGGGGCGTTTTTTCGCCATCATTAAATTGGTATTTCTCTCTTCGACTGAATGCCTGACTTTACACCAACTTTTCAGGCAGAGTTACTGGCTATCATTCTAACTCTACGAAAACTTCCCTcatctatttcttcagccgtaatcATAACCGACTCCTTATCCGTTTGTTCTGCTCTAACAGTACCAAATTCAACTGCcattctccgagaatttcattTATCTATCccccaacatttacgcctcatccaTTTGTTATGGGTACCAGGTCACATGGGACTCACTTTAAATGCAGACGCACTGGCGGCGGCATCTCTTAGTGGCCCCGTACTGAGGATCCTGAAACCTTCGGCACACATCACGGCTGCAAGATTTAGCAAAATTTTGCGTTCAAGGGCATGATAAAATATGCGCATTAAATAACATCGATTTCCAGCTCCTTAGATTCCCTTGGCACAGCAAGTGGTGctcaacaagaaaatttgaagtttcattcacgagaatgcgttgccgaataccaatGCCTAATTTTTATTCCCGCAGGTCTGGTTCGGCACCTTCCATTCATTGTTATTATTGCAGCGAACCTGAAACTACGGAACATTTCTTTATAGAGTGCCGTAGGATTGGCGTCCACAGAAAACGACTTCTGGAAGGACCCCATCGCCAACTTGGATTGGGCATTACGCTCCCTGTGATACTGTCTTTTGGGGCGTCCGCACTAGGACACTGCAATAGGAACGCACTTGATGCCATATTTAATTTTGTAAGTGAAACAAAGAGACTACCATGTTAATTTCATTGTTTTACTTTCCTCAATATGTACACAAAAATATCAACTTCAACTTTTAAAAAATCCAGCCTGAAAATTGATAACGATTAGTATTCATTTAATATTATTTATAAATTACAAAATTATATTTAAGTATTCTTCACTTCTTAcatactgccgcccgattcatggccgatcccccgtagtgggttgaaCCATATCCATAGGCACTAAACCAAAGCAAACCAAAGCTCCCCAGCTGCAGTGCTCGAAACAATGTTTCGATCCGGGATCGCCTGGCTGAAGCTCCAGACAAAGCTGAGCATCGCCATCTTTTCTCTGCAATGCCTGGTAAGTATAATGCCTGTCAGAAACGAACAGAGACACACGCCGCGAGCAGCGCATCGTTCGTGCCGAACCTCGCGGTTTGCCCAAACTACAAATTCAcgcacctcctctttcagctcaTAAATTCCATTCTCCTGTTCTTCACGCTGAAAGACAAGGTGCTCCTGGAATTCGACATCGAACAGCAGCGTAAGTAAACCAAAATTGAGAGCAGGAAatttacattatatatatataggatatgTGCAGTTGATGTCACCGAATGACGTGATTTAACCGTCCCGTAGCCTGGGCCATGAGACACGCCGTAAAGGGGATGGGCAGGGGTCAATTTTCGTCGTCTGAGGTTGTGTAACGTGCACCTTAAAAGTTCGTCGGACAAGAGCTCTCGTTCAGCACATTCCGCGTCCGTCGGAATgcgaccgccgccgccgccgctgccgggatgcGAGCTCGCGACCTCAATCTCAGCAGCACAATGTTGTAGGCAGTGAACCACCGCGCTGGGTCGGGTCTCCGTCCCGATACGTAAGAGAGGGCACGATTTGGTCATCGTCGTTGTCTTGCGTATGCAGCGGGCGCCCTGCAAGGCAGCTCCGCGGTGTGTCCACGCATCGACTCTGGAAGCGTCAAACGCGTTGTCCAATTCGCACTGTTGTTATAATGAATTCGCAtaatttttgtttaatttctttacATATACTAGCTGATTGTAAAAGGTCAGCCTCACCTCGTTCCCTGTCGTTTTTGTCAAAATAACAATCTGGCGCTTTCTAACGGTGAGTAGCAGTgacttgaggaaaaaaaaaaagcactccgcATAACGAAAAGGACACGAACCGACGTACTGAAGCATCCTCTCTTACACAGCGCTCCTCCTGTACGTGATAACTCTCGTGGTCCGCTTCCTCGCGGGCGTAGTGACTGACCTGGGCCTCCTCATCGGCGTGTACTTCGTAAGTGCCACTAAAATGTCGCTTGTCAAGGACCTCTAAACACACTCCACGTGCACTTCGTAACGGCGAGCTACATTTTCGCATGGCCTCCAGCTATGCATTTCCTAacgcttaaaaaaattaaattatggggttttaggtgccaaaaccactttctgattatgaggcacgccgtagtgggggactccggaaatttggaccacctgggggtctttaacgtgcacctaaatctaagtacacgggtgttttcgcatttcgcccccatcgaaatgcggccgccgtggccgggattcgatcccgcgacctcgtgctcagcagcccaacaccatagccactgagtaaccacggcgggtttttttcCTAACGCTCTCGGAAAAGTTTGTAAGCTCAAAATCGTTCTGTCTATACTCGCGTGCAACTTTccgtggctatgaagggaaagctatagacggaggcaaagcgcacacAAGTGACAGctcttctgaaaagagtcccttGTTTTCacccacgttagtttaagctgggcaAGAGGAAACAAGCAACTTATTAGCAGcaattaaataagacaaaacacaccactgacaGTAAAAGTTCAcgtattttgcggcttttcccttccgcatcTGGGCAAAGGCGATACCGTCGCACGtagaagctgcgtcgattcagcgtctgttctaTAGCAACCGAAATCActtgtcaaacgctggcggactacttggcgtggtaacacatgttcagaagctccgcccccgcaGGTTTCCCTTCATAGCCCCAGAAAGGTGTCCGCTAGTATAGCAGGCCAATTAGCGAACAACGACAAAGTACGCGCGCCATGTTGGAATCGACGTCTCTGACTGACTTCTCGCGATTTGCTTATTTATGCATGTTCCCCTTGTTGCAAGCAAGTCGTCCTATGGCTTTATTGGGAGTGGTCTCTCTGTTCGACGAATGCTGCTACCCTTGCAGTGCATTCTAATCATTCGCGTCACAAGCCCGTTCATTTCGGGCGATCTGCTGGCGGAAGGTCCAACGCAGTGTACGGTTGTCCGCGGGGATTAAACAACAAATTCGTTAAAAGCGCCAACACTTACACAGCGCTGTCTCGTCGTGTAGCACACAGGCTATTATATTGTTAGACTTTCTATTACAGATAAACCGTATATTTGCAAACGAAGACAGAGGCACTAATGAAAGCTGGAGGAATTAGTCTACCCATATGCCTGGCATGCATAGGATCCAGCTGAATAAAGTGAAAGATGAAAATTACACATAAACCGTAGCAACAAGGAAAACTATAAGATCAatacacaaagaagaaaaatcaATTCAAGTAAACATGAAGGCTaatgaaataaagagaaaaaagaaccgGGACACATATGCGACAAGAATGAACTTTTAAAAAACTTGATTAATGAAGCCCTGTGGCTGTGTCACGCAATAATATTAGCGAAATGATTTTTGAAGACTTGTCCTGAAGTATTAAAGTTTTCTTTCGAAGAAATTCACACCAGTAGAATTTTTCTGAAATCTGAGGAAGCGCGGACGcattttcgtgacgtcacactctGCAGCTCATTTGTATGCATAGCAGCGGTATTCTATTATAACCTTAACGCCGctgtgcatgtatatatatatatatatatataccacaacTCTTGCGCACCAGCGAGCCTCGAGCACAATAATCTAACTCTTAATTATACTACTTATCGCTGACGTTTTGTAAGAGAGAGCTATAAATGGGTCGGAGTGCACTCAGTCTCAGCAACTCCGTACAGCGCCACGAAGGCAGCGTATCGCTTCAGCCAATCGGAAACGAGAACCGCTATCCGGGCCTCAAGAAAAGAGGAAGGCTTGCCCACTGCTGATCTTTCAGCGACGCTACCATTCAGCGCAGTGACGTAGCCAGGAATTTTTTTCCggataggggggaggggggggggagtggtcCCACTTGACCAGGAAATGGGTGCGGGGCAGTCGGGTGTTGTTGCACGACGTTTTATGTCACGCATCTCTGGTACGCAGAAATTTCGGGAAAGGATGGTGTACGTGCTGGGGTGTCTCAATGcgcaccacctcctcctcctccgctctgcACATAGTACCCCAGTGATAACAGTGACGTCCTATGGATATCTTATGGACATCCACCGCCAGGACATGGATATTCCGAGGGTGTGCCGAATACATCCAGCTAGCGTCCCTCACATGAACATTCGGCCGCACTTACTGCGTCCTGTGGACATCCCTTGCATGTCCGCGAGGGACATCATGGGGACATGCTGCGTACATTTCACGGACATTGGCCAGGGCCTTTTGCATTTATGTCTATTACAGTCGAAGCACACGCTGTGTAGGAGATGCAACGGGCAGAGCGCCCACACATCAAGAACAGACACACTTTCTGCATGCGTTAGGCGCATACGCAATTGTACGGAAGCGCAGCGTACTCCTCATTATTCTATACAtcccgccaagcgcaagtgacTTAAGGAGCTAATTGAAGTTTTCatagtaaattgcgtcagaataTTCGTGAAGTGTGCGCGCGCACGAGCTGCAGACATGACAGCTTCGGATTATAATTCGAACATTCGAGAAAACAATGCTGTTACGAGGAAACTCAAAGACAATTAGGCCTCACTTTTTGGGGGACACACATTCACCGTGCATGTCAAAAAAATGTTCATGTGGGATCATCCGTGGTAATATATCCGAAACAGGTCCATGTGCGATATCCTCGGGACATCCGTATTAGGATATCCGAAACTGGACGTCCGGCGGATGTTCTATTTGTCCCCGAAATGGT
Coding sequences within:
- the LOC129387724 gene encoding uncharacterized protein isoform X2, with protein sequence MFRSGIAWLKLQTKLSIAIFSLQCLLINSILLFFTLKDKVLLEFDIEQQPLLLYVITLVVRFLAGVVTDLGLLIGVYFSMKALIIVNVVWKGTGAIFDIVHGATFFPHVYQQLRQLIGYGTYRINLYYRGLYMEDARMTTVDVAASRIISSVSST